One Henriciella litoralis genomic window carries:
- a CDS encoding Rieske 2Fe-2S domain-containing protein — MHTIERFPMPIPFGWFGIGYCDELNAGDVKSVRYFGRDLVLFRTEDGKAGLLDAYCPHLGAHLGVGGEIEGDGIRCPFHAWKFDTEGNCKDIPYATQMPPRCKRGPVTDAYPLQEKNGVIWAWHHPDGIEPDFDVIEYPEFTNPEWAEPVRREWRFASNPQEIAENGVDFAHFLYVHKLDAVPEGETTYDGPLRTSEAHGERTLTLPNGETKTMKSSVRTVQNGAGQKMTRFSGIADLSLQVLATPVEADLVELRFHFAHPKFDPDSFEGKIVQMQITSICGQQGVEGDLPIWDTKIHRARPLLCDGDGPILQFRRYFSQFYIGWPKGSFVASAAE, encoded by the coding sequence TTGCATACTATTGAACGATTTCCCATGCCAATTCCATTTGGCTGGTTCGGTATTGGCTACTGTGATGAGCTGAATGCGGGCGACGTCAAATCGGTTCGGTATTTCGGGAGAGACCTCGTTCTCTTCAGGACCGAAGATGGCAAGGCGGGCCTGCTTGACGCTTATTGCCCTCACCTCGGCGCTCATCTCGGGGTTGGTGGCGAGATTGAAGGCGATGGTATTCGCTGCCCCTTCCATGCATGGAAGTTCGATACTGAGGGTAATTGCAAGGACATCCCCTACGCGACCCAGATGCCACCTCGCTGCAAGCGCGGTCCGGTTACCGATGCTTATCCGCTTCAGGAAAAGAATGGCGTGATCTGGGCCTGGCATCACCCCGACGGCATCGAGCCCGACTTCGACGTGATCGAATATCCAGAGTTCACCAACCCGGAATGGGCAGAACCGGTTCGACGCGAATGGCGATTTGCCAGCAATCCGCAGGAGATTGCCGAGAACGGCGTCGATTTTGCTCACTTCCTTTACGTTCACAAACTCGACGCGGTTCCGGAGGGCGAAACAACTTATGACGGCCCCCTTCGGACGAGCGAAGCACATGGCGAGCGCACGCTGACGCTACCGAACGGCGAAACGAAGACAATGAAGTCGTCTGTGCGCACAGTCCAGAATGGCGCGGGACAGAAGATGACGCGTTTCAGCGGCATCGCCGATCTTTCGCTGCAGGTTCTTGCCACTCCTGTAGAAGCTGATTTGGTCGAACTGCGCTTCCACTTCGCTCATCCGAAATTCGATCCGGACTCCTTTGAGGGCAAGATCGTCCAGATGCAGATCACCTCGATTTGCGGTCAGCAGGGCGTCGAGGGCGACCTGCCGATCTGGGACACGAAAATCCACAGGGCCCGACCACTATTGTGCGATGGCGATGGACCGATCCTGCAGTTCCGCCGGTACTTCTCGCAGTTCTACATCGGCTGGCCCAAAGGCAGCTTCGTCGCTAGCGCTGCGGAATAA
- a CDS encoding amidohydrolase family protein, with the protein MDRFLIISSDGHAGLPPERYRDYLDSKYHDEFDRAVERETAMRAEKEKHFLIDDFNNKWRAKVGDGLQGAWDGKIRNRVLDGDGVAAEVLYPDGITERNAPPFGADIGLLPNKQNAELQWAGARAHNRWLSEFCQEDPHRRIGLAIVPALYDIEETKKEIIWAKDNGLKGVFFPTITDGFDMYNHTKYHEVWAMLQDLKMPLHFHSGASPAYDITQPGWIGTYLCEYPFWLTRPLWSMIFGAVFEKFPDLKVSFTEAGGEFWYPWILELMDVRASVKHTSGKLGDFTTSMTLKPSEYFARNVWIGCSALPDEETTKSYYDIGINRILWGTDYPHPEGTWPNTQQKMSESLGGLPEDDIQAMLGTNALDIYDLDTSALWNIAAKIGPPKTSLRMQAAE; encoded by the coding sequence ATGGATCGCTTTCTTATCATCTCGTCTGACGGACATGCCGGCCTGCCGCCTGAGCGCTATCGGGACTATCTGGACTCCAAGTACCATGATGAGTTCGACAGGGCTGTCGAGCGCGAGACCGCCATGCGGGCCGAAAAGGAAAAGCATTTCCTGATCGACGACTTCAATAATAAGTGGCGCGCCAAGGTTGGTGATGGCCTGCAAGGCGCCTGGGACGGCAAGATCCGGAACCGCGTCCTCGACGGAGATGGCGTGGCTGCAGAAGTCCTCTATCCAGATGGGATCACGGAACGCAATGCGCCGCCTTTCGGCGCCGATATCGGCCTGCTGCCGAACAAGCAGAATGCCGAGCTGCAATGGGCCGGCGCGCGCGCCCACAATCGTTGGCTTTCGGAATTCTGCCAGGAGGATCCGCACCGCCGGATCGGACTCGCCATTGTTCCAGCTCTCTACGATATCGAAGAGACCAAGAAAGAAATCATCTGGGCAAAAGATAATGGCCTGAAGGGCGTCTTTTTCCCGACGATCACCGACGGTTTCGACATGTATAACCACACCAAATACCATGAAGTGTGGGCCATGCTGCAGGACCTGAAAATGCCGCTGCACTTTCACTCCGGCGCGTCGCCAGCCTATGACATCACCCAGCCAGGCTGGATCGGAACGTATCTCTGCGAGTACCCATTCTGGCTGACCCGTCCGCTCTGGAGCATGATCTTTGGCGCGGTCTTCGAAAAGTTCCCGGACCTGAAAGTTTCTTTCACGGAAGCGGGCGGCGAATTCTGGTATCCTTGGATACTGGAACTGATGGATGTGCGCGCCTCAGTTAAGCACACCAGCGGCAAGCTCGGCGATTTCACAACCAGCATGACCTTGAAACCAAGCGAGTATTTCGCCCGCAATGTCTGGATTGGCTGCTCAGCCCTTCCGGACGAAGAAACCACGAAATCCTATTACGACATCGGCATCAACCGTATTCTCTGGGGCACGGACTATCCGCACCCAGAGGGCACCTGGCCGAACACTCAGCAAAAAATGTCGGAAAGCCTTGGCGGACTACCCGAGGATGACATCCAGGCCATGCTCGGCACAAATGCGCTGGACATATACGATCTCGATACCAGTGCACTCTGGAACATTGCTGCGAAAATTGGGCCGCCCAAGACCAGCCTGCGCATGCAAGCTGCCGAATAG
- a CDS encoding acyl-CoA dehydrogenase family protein, producing the protein MNTISLAATSKSGKSADSIPTAEELVARARAMIPTLKSRAKQCTSGRDVPVETIDEMRQAGFFRILQPKRWGGYEMHPNVFYDVQKALAEGCMSTGWMFGVLGCHPFELALMDSQAQEDVWGENNETLISSSYQPVGKVEHAEGGGYYLSGHWGFSTGSVHCKWVFLGAVAPPKTKDGNPEMMIFLVPRSDYEIQRDAWHVFGLQGTGSHDIVVDRAFVPEHRVHRPSEAAFSGIERGHKENDAPLYRIPWAQIFIRSVNTAALGGAQAAIKGAMNIMENRISTNTNKASKDDPMLHAAIAAAKGQCAEMDLMLRHQFEDLIGYAESGEPVPMTKRALYAYHACSVVRRVAKLVDDMAQLLGGRAIYTHSEIIQPWLDLHAARAHVMNDPNLRTKDVINTELGLFPEFPFM; encoded by the coding sequence ATGAATACAATCTCCCTGGCAGCCACTTCCAAATCCGGGAAGTCTGCCGATAGCATTCCGACCGCCGAGGAACTTGTAGCGCGCGCGCGCGCCATGATCCCGACGCTCAAATCACGCGCAAAGCAGTGCACGTCTGGACGCGATGTCCCCGTAGAGACGATCGATGAGATGCGTCAGGCCGGTTTCTTCCGTATCCTTCAGCCGAAACGCTGGGGCGGCTACGAGATGCACCCGAATGTTTTTTACGATGTGCAAAAAGCGTTGGCCGAAGGCTGCATGTCGACGGGCTGGATGTTCGGCGTGCTCGGCTGCCATCCATTCGAGCTCGCGCTTATGGATTCGCAGGCCCAGGAAGATGTCTGGGGCGAGAACAATGAGACGCTGATTTCTTCAAGCTATCAGCCGGTTGGCAAAGTGGAGCATGCCGAAGGCGGCGGCTATTACCTGTCTGGCCATTGGGGCTTTTCGACCGGTTCCGTCCACTGCAAGTGGGTGTTCCTGGGGGCCGTTGCGCCCCCGAAGACAAAAGATGGCAATCCGGAGATGATGATCTTTCTGGTTCCTCGGAGCGACTATGAAATCCAGCGCGACGCCTGGCATGTCTTCGGGCTGCAGGGCACAGGCAGCCATGACATCGTCGTCGACCGCGCCTTCGTGCCGGAGCACCGTGTGCACCGTCCGAGCGAGGCGGCGTTCTCCGGCATCGAGCGCGGGCACAAGGAGAATGATGCACCGTTGTATCGCATTCCGTGGGCGCAGATCTTCATTCGTTCCGTGAACACGGCTGCCCTGGGCGGCGCACAAGCTGCGATCAAGGGCGCTATGAACATCATGGAGAACAGAATCTCCACCAATACGAACAAGGCGTCCAAGGATGACCCGATGCTGCACGCCGCAATCGCGGCTGCGAAAGGTCAGTGCGCCGAGATGGACCTGATGCTTCGCCATCAGTTTGAGGACCTGATCGGTTACGCTGAAAGCGGCGAACCTGTGCCGATGACCAAGCGGGCGCTCTATGCCTATCATGCTTGTTCGGTTGTTCGCCGGGTCGCCAAACTGGTCGATGATATGGCCCAGCTACTCGGTGGACGGGCGATTTACACGCACAGCGAGATCATCCAGCCGTGGCTAGACCTCCATGCAGCCCGTGCGCACGTGATGAACGATCCCAACCTTCGGACCAAGGACGTGATCAATACCGAACTCGGCCTGTTCCCCGAATTTCCATTTATGTAA
- a CDS encoding MFS transporter — translation MSNAETEDAGKSRQTRWLFLYLGAVFFLMAVGNLGLVSIMPAIGRMLDIPDYLIACVFSFSALAWAISSPFWATRVSRVGPNLYIRLGICGFVLSLAGFALGITLGRLEIAGPFGIFLLFSVMRIAFGLLGSGTSTAILSIVGLNTTGERRTRILTEIQGANNLGSVVGPAVAPLMIVAPLGFIGPILGFAVLGLVALATSFVFLKKQSPVPKVEQPTAPAATVSSVWKDKAVGPHLTFGMIVSSAQAINLYLIGFVLIDRAVVGTVQAQNLIATAMTGGAIAALIAQFGVVRIFPMPPVRMMMIGTALALAGNAWPLLQPSPFAAMGGFILASFGFGLARPGFGAAASHAGGRDDQVAIASAVSLIAGASIAVPPVLAAAAYQIFTPTPFAVPVAMLAYLLLSFTIRSRRQDTIVRREQ, via the coding sequence ATGTCCAACGCTGAAACTGAGGATGCCGGCAAAAGCCGGCAAACTCGCTGGCTGTTCCTATATTTAGGCGCTGTCTTCTTTCTTATGGCCGTGGGCAACCTTGGTCTGGTTTCCATCATGCCAGCCATTGGCCGGATGCTGGACATCCCTGACTATCTGATCGCCTGTGTCTTCTCTTTTTCCGCACTGGCCTGGGCGATCAGTTCACCTTTCTGGGCGACACGGGTCAGCCGGGTCGGGCCAAATCTTTATATCCGCCTCGGCATCTGCGGTTTCGTGCTGTCGCTGGCTGGATTCGCGCTGGGCATCACGCTTGGCCGTCTGGAGATTGCCGGCCCGTTCGGTATCTTCCTGCTCTTTTCGGTGATGCGGATCGCGTTCGGTCTGCTCGGTTCCGGCACGTCGACGGCGATCCTCTCCATTGTCGGACTCAACACAACGGGTGAGCGGCGGACGCGAATCCTGACGGAGATCCAGGGCGCCAACAATCTCGGTAGTGTGGTTGGCCCCGCCGTGGCACCGCTGATGATCGTCGCCCCGCTCGGCTTCATTGGCCCGATCCTGGGTTTTGCTGTCCTGGGATTGGTGGCCTTGGCAACCAGTTTCGTCTTCCTGAAGAAACAATCGCCGGTCCCGAAGGTCGAGCAGCCCACAGCGCCGGCCGCAACAGTCTCATCGGTATGGAAGGACAAAGCCGTCGGCCCTCACCTGACCTTCGGCATGATCGTTTCGTCGGCCCAGGCGATAAATCTCTACCTCATCGGTTTCGTTCTGATCGACCGGGCTGTTGTCGGCACTGTTCAGGCCCAGAACCTCATCGCAACGGCAATGACCGGCGGCGCCATTGCTGCCCTGATCGCCCAGTTCGGCGTAGTCCGGATTTTCCCGATGCCTCCGGTAAGAATGATGATGATCGGCACAGCATTGGCCCTTGCAGGAAACGCTTGGCCTCTGCTGCAACCCTCACCGTTTGCCGCCATGGGTGGGTTCATCCTTGCGAGTTTCGGTTTTGGGCTGGCGCGTCCCGGCTTCGGCGCAGCCGCGTCTCATGCCGGTGGGCGCGACGACCAGGTTGCGATCGCCTCTGCGGTTTCGCTGATCGCTGGCGCGTCCATTGCAGTGCCCCCCGTCCTGGCGGCAGCCGCCTACCAGATATTTACGCCGACACCCTTCGCCGTACCGGTTGCGATGCTGGCATACTTGCTTCTCAGCTTTACCATCCGAAGCCGCCGACAGGACACGATTGTTCGCCGTGAGCAATAA
- a CDS encoding SDR family NAD(P)-dependent oxidoreductase codes for MEFSGKTAVVTGGAGGVGKCLCIELVKLGCNVAVIDIDEKRIAATVQELEQMGEGRVIGLRCDLTKEAMVLDVADKVFETFGNVHLLFNNAGVGLGEAQKKLWDLPISDWRWGIDVNVMGIVHGIKAFVPRMLEKDEEGFVINSSSANGGLYSLPNTPIYAATKAAVTSISEVLFQQLQREGGKIRTAILFPGPHTVNTGILASSTVRPDDYVEDETQRKVAYESMDDLIKATGLRIQLTEPEDVARFALDGIRKGDFWMIPDSEQTDMAVGSRTQVILDRGTPGYAF; via the coding sequence ATGGAGTTCTCGGGCAAGACAGCCGTCGTCACAGGCGGAGCCGGCGGCGTTGGAAAGTGCCTTTGCATCGAGCTGGTCAAGCTGGGCTGCAATGTCGCGGTCATCGACATCGATGAAAAGCGCATTGCCGCCACAGTGCAGGAACTGGAGCAGATGGGCGAAGGCCGCGTGATCGGGCTTCGCTGCGACCTTACCAAAGAAGCGATGGTCCTTGATGTCGCCGACAAGGTTTTTGAGACCTTCGGCAATGTGCATCTGCTGTTCAATAATGCCGGCGTTGGCTTGGGCGAGGCCCAGAAGAAGCTGTGGGATCTGCCCATCAGTGACTGGCGCTGGGGTATCGATGTGAACGTCATGGGCATCGTCCACGGCATCAAGGCCTTTGTTCCGCGCATGCTGGAAAAAGACGAAGAGGGATTTGTCATCAATTCCTCGTCTGCCAATGGAGGCCTGTACTCCCTGCCAAACACGCCGATTTATGCCGCGACAAAGGCAGCTGTGACCAGCATTTCCGAAGTCCTGTTTCAGCAGCTTCAGCGGGAAGGTGGGAAAATCCGGACAGCCATCCTCTTTCCAGGCCCCCACACGGTAAACACCGGCATTCTGGCTTCCAGCACCGTCCGTCCAGACGACTATGTCGAAGACGAAACCCAGCGGAAGGTCGCCTATGAATCCATGGACGATCTGATCAAGGCGACGGGCCTGCGTATCCAACTCACCGAGCCAGAGGACGTCGCACGCTTTGCACTCGACGGAATACGTAAAGGTGATTTCTGGATGATACCGGACAGTGAGCAGACCGACATGGCCGTCGGGTCGCGCACCCAAGTCATCCTGGACCGGGGCACACCCGGCTACGCGTTCTGA
- a CDS encoding TonB-dependent receptor — MYTGALLASSIFLAPWSLAQDVEPAADESGAKKLDTVIVNARRREESLQDVPIAITAKSQEDLDLFNIESVGDLQLFTPGLQAFGPYRDQPIVTLRGQGGFTPGGIPSVLMYINEVPAATSSQAGSPGGMLGGNDLLFDLQNVQVVKGPQGTLFGRNTTGGAVLVQSRRPQPEFGASVQVTGGNYNDREVEAVLNVPLAEDKFIVRFALSTQERDGFTFAESTPSHPDGLWLDDAQHVAGRLSVLFKPTASIENLLIVDSISSDKNGTSSILKDINDNPLHPVNQFFPITKALLAAQDARGERRLGALSADLRSDLDRWSITDILSIELTDNLTFKNIASYQDAEYARTVDGDGTILPIFDPVQSQARPFITRQFSEEAQLQWSNLLDGKLDSTFGVFYLDSPENDQFSEHRNVVFGQPRNVGVANSETTKAVFAQSDYDLSSLVEGLTFTGGVRYTWETISRRTRDVSLTGACTSPFSDANCVSSRSEDFEAPTWTVGLNYQVKPGTMVYVASRRGFRSGGFNLEGDTPADEVTFDEERVTDIEFGLKSDWSVNSIAARTNIAAYRQFYDDIQLPQFSTSSITGATLTVIRNAGKAEITGIELENRFAFGDRLELGTQLAWTDYEYTELGPNVVPPVIPTVPEWTYGFDGAVHLFDREDWGRLSARAAYSVTGDRYTASLIDEFAFQDEFGVLTLGVDWRDVGGHPVDLSFFMTNATDELYQVGSLPLSSTVGVSTIAYGAPRMWGIRLGYRYGSER, encoded by the coding sequence ATGTATACGGGAGCTCTGCTAGCGAGCTCCATTTTCCTGGCGCCATGGTCATTGGCACAGGATGTTGAACCGGCGGCGGACGAATCCGGAGCAAAGAAGCTCGACACGGTGATTGTCAACGCACGCCGCCGCGAGGAAAGCCTGCAGGACGTGCCGATTGCGATTACCGCAAAATCCCAGGAAGATCTCGACCTGTTTAATATCGAGTCTGTCGGCGACCTGCAGTTGTTCACACCGGGCTTGCAGGCCTTTGGTCCCTATCGTGACCAGCCAATCGTAACGCTTCGCGGTCAAGGCGGCTTCACGCCCGGCGGCATTCCAAGTGTGTTGATGTACATCAACGAAGTGCCGGCGGCGACAAGCTCGCAGGCTGGCAGTCCGGGCGGCATGCTCGGCGGCAACGATCTACTATTCGATCTTCAGAACGTGCAGGTCGTAAAGGGGCCGCAAGGTACCCTTTTTGGCCGAAACACAACTGGCGGCGCTGTCCTTGTGCAGAGCCGCCGTCCGCAGCCGGAATTTGGCGCGAGCGTTCAGGTTACAGGCGGCAACTACAACGACCGTGAAGTCGAAGCTGTTCTCAACGTACCGCTGGCAGAAGACAAGTTCATTGTCCGTTTCGCGCTCAGCACGCAGGAGCGAGACGGATTTACCTTTGCAGAATCAACACCATCTCATCCGGATGGTCTCTGGCTGGACGACGCCCAACATGTGGCTGGGCGCCTTTCGGTGTTGTTCAAGCCTACGGCGTCCATTGAAAACCTTCTGATCGTGGACTCGATCAGCAGCGACAAGAATGGCACCTCATCCATCCTGAAGGACATCAACGACAACCCATTGCATCCGGTGAACCAGTTCTTCCCGATCACGAAGGCCCTGCTTGCCGCTCAAGATGCTCGTGGGGAACGTCGTCTTGGCGCCCTTTCTGCGGACCTGAGGAGCGATCTCGACCGCTGGTCGATTACCGACATCCTGTCTATTGAGCTGACGGACAATCTCACCTTCAAGAACATTGCGAGCTATCAAGACGCAGAATACGCTCGCACGGTGGACGGGGACGGCACGATCCTGCCGATCTTCGATCCCGTCCAGTCGCAGGCGCGTCCTTTTATTACTCGTCAGTTCTCTGAAGAAGCCCAACTTCAGTGGTCGAACCTTCTCGATGGAAAGCTCGATTCAACCTTCGGCGTCTTCTACTTGGACTCACCCGAGAACGACCAATTCTCCGAGCACCGGAATGTTGTCTTCGGCCAGCCGCGGAACGTCGGTGTTGCAAATTCAGAGACGACAAAGGCCGTGTTTGCCCAGTCCGACTACGACCTCTCTTCACTGGTCGAAGGTCTGACCTTCACCGGCGGCGTCCGGTACACATGGGAAACCATTTCAAGGAGGACGCGTGACGTGAGCCTTACGGGGGCCTGCACCTCTCCCTTCTCGGATGCAAATTGTGTCTCGTCGCGCTCGGAAGACTTTGAGGCACCAACCTGGACCGTCGGCCTGAACTATCAGGTCAAACCCGGCACGATGGTCTACGTTGCATCACGCCGCGGTTTCCGCTCGGGCGGCTTCAATCTAGAAGGCGACACGCCTGCGGACGAAGTGACATTCGACGAGGAGCGCGTCACTGACATTGAGTTCGGTCTCAAATCCGACTGGAGCGTCAATTCGATCGCCGCGCGGACCAACATTGCAGCCTATCGCCAGTTCTATGACGACATCCAGCTGCCGCAATTCTCGACCTCGTCAATCACCGGAGCAACGCTCACCGTTATCCGGAATGCCGGCAAAGCGGAGATTACCGGCATCGAACTGGAAAACCGGTTTGCCTTCGGCGATCGACTGGAGCTGGGAACGCAACTTGCGTGGACCGATTATGAATACACCGAACTCGGCCCGAACGTAGTTCCGCCAGTCATTCCAACGGTGCCCGAATGGACCTACGGCTTCGACGGCGCTGTGCATCTCTTCGATCGTGAGGACTGGGGACGTCTGTCAGCGCGCGCAGCATACAGTGTGACGGGCGACCGCTACACCGCCTCGCTGATCGACGAGTTCGCGTTTCAGGATGAGTTTGGTGTCCTGACGCTGGGTGTCGATTGGCGTGATGTAGGCGGACATCCGGTCGATTTGTCTTTCTTTATGACGAATGCCACGGACGAACTCTACCAGGTCGGCAGCCTGCCGCTCAGCTCGACTGTTGGCGTTTCAACAATCGCCTATGGCGCACCTCGCATGTGGGGCATCCGGCTGGGCTACAGGTACGGTTCCGAACGCTGA
- a CDS encoding VOC family protein, whose amino-acid sequence MAIEQLGYVVVSATDMDAWDRFLVDVTGVMRAADPGNGAKHYRIDERPFRFRIEPGEEDRLIAAAYRISTPEELEALKKRVEAAGQTAEYGSDEAAKVRGVDSFISIVDPAGNHLEFYCGDTADDVPFKSEQGVKGFVTGAMGMGHAVLGAPNFDECHAFYRDVVGFHDTDLPRFKFSDDPEDTGFRIAFMHADNGRHHSLALGEHPAPPSGCVHLMLEMQDQDDVGRAHDRMRKAEIRESATLGRHSNDKMFSFYMRTPGGFDLEVGCDGLVLNPKTWETTAITSISDWGHVWSWSL is encoded by the coding sequence ATGGCTATCGAGCAACTCGGCTACGTCGTCGTTTCCGCAACAGACATGGATGCGTGGGACAGGTTTTTAGTAGACGTCACCGGGGTGATGCGGGCCGCCGATCCCGGTAATGGCGCAAAGCACTACCGGATCGACGAACGGCCTTTCCGGTTCCGGATCGAACCGGGCGAAGAGGATCGCCTCATCGCTGCGGCCTACCGCATTTCCACCCCTGAAGAACTTGAAGCCCTCAAGAAGCGCGTCGAGGCTGCCGGCCAGACGGCCGAATATGGCAGCGATGAGGCGGCCAAGGTCAGAGGCGTCGACAGCTTTATTTCGATCGTCGATCCGGCTGGAAACCACCTTGAATTTTATTGTGGCGACACCGCTGACGATGTTCCGTTTAAATCCGAGCAAGGCGTGAAGGGATTCGTGACCGGCGCTATGGGCATGGGGCACGCTGTCCTTGGCGCGCCCAATTTCGACGAGTGCCACGCCTTCTACCGCGACGTCGTCGGCTTCCATGATACAGACCTGCCCCGCTTCAAATTCTCCGACGATCCCGAAGACACCGGCTTTCGCATCGCGTTCATGCATGCCGACAATGGCCGCCATCATTCCCTCGCCCTCGGCGAACACCCTGCGCCGCCGTCTGGCTGTGTTCACCTCATGCTCGAAATGCAGGACCAGGACGATGTCGGGCGGGCGCATGACCGCATGCGAAAGGCAGAGATCAGGGAAAGTGCCACTTTGGGTCGGCATTCCAACGACAAAATGTTCAGCTTCTATATGAGGACGCCTGGCGGCTTCGACCTTGAAGTGGGCTGTGACGGTTTGGTGCTGAATCCCAAGACATGGGAAACCACCGCGATCACAAGCATCAGCGACTGGGGACACGTCTGGTCGTGGTCGCTTTAG
- a CDS encoding LysR family transcriptional regulator: MKKVSSWHGIDEFLAVVAHGGFTAAGDKLGVSKSYLSKTIRELEARLGVQLLVRTTRSLSLTGAGESFHSECLEMKDSLVSLENRMGLISREPVGRLRVALSGNFGSDYMTAYLADFSAQHPAIDIESIAYLNEKDISQDQFDIVIRYGELKDSNLRARKFGYLSYGLCASPDYIEEHGWPESADDIKRHTWLTDLSGAVNFNEQQNLKVTPFWMSNSAVALRSAVRRGLGLASLPMAVVRKDLMDGSILLLEEEWSYYDKACWVVYSPGILSAGARLFIDYLVSRTGRVKIRPSALSGLSRNR, from the coding sequence ATGAAGAAAGTCTCCAGCTGGCACGGGATCGACGAGTTTCTGGCAGTTGTCGCCCATGGCGGGTTCACAGCCGCCGGCGACAAACTAGGCGTTTCAAAGTCCTATCTAAGCAAGACCATACGTGAGCTGGAAGCTAGGCTCGGCGTTCAGCTCTTGGTCCGCACAACTCGCTCGCTCTCTTTGACAGGAGCGGGCGAGAGCTTTCACAGTGAATGCCTCGAAATGAAGGACTCGCTCGTCTCTCTGGAAAACCGGATGGGCCTGATTAGCCGCGAGCCTGTCGGTCGCCTGCGCGTTGCGCTCAGCGGCAATTTCGGATCCGACTACATGACGGCCTATCTCGCAGATTTTAGCGCGCAACATCCGGCCATCGATATCGAGTCTATCGCCTACCTTAATGAAAAGGATATCAGCCAGGACCAGTTCGACATCGTCATTCGCTATGGCGAGTTGAAAGACTCAAATCTTCGTGCACGGAAGTTTGGCTATCTGTCCTACGGCTTGTGCGCTTCGCCCGACTACATTGAAGAGCATGGCTGGCCGGAATCGGCCGACGACATCAAGCGCCACACCTGGCTCACAGACCTTTCGGGCGCGGTGAACTTCAACGAACAGCAGAACCTCAAAGTAACGCCTTTCTGGATGAGCAACAGCGCCGTCGCCTTACGAAGCGCAGTGCGCCGTGGCCTTGGCCTTGCCAGTCTTCCAATGGCCGTTGTCCGCAAGGACCTGATGGATGGCTCCATCCTCCTCCTCGAAGAAGAATGGTCCTATTACGACAAGGCCTGCTGGGTCGTATATTCTCCAGGCATCCTGTCGGCCGGCGCGAGGCTGTTCATTGACTATCTTGTGAGCCGTACCGGCCGCGTAAAGATCCGGCCATCCGCCCTGTCGGGATTGTCCCGCAACCGCTAG
- a CDS encoding acetoacetate decarboxylase family protein, translating into MARLRYVRGEAETRKPGMLRNTVRGIRAVYETDPEIARELLPKPLVNIERPEIFIQMVHVAMHITDDHTMEIGALTMGVNCTYEGVPGAYCFHMAMEGETVVTSGRERFGEPKKIASTTFERDGDHVRATCSRHGITYFEIEGDIGDPVDQPHQFEEYIYCYKGMPSIEHETGFDGDVFLTRLNWKRNYTDRRSMEGKITLTESPYDPLVDIPVRRLSSMQYVEGGSQTGGSILRTVPGEWIQPHWVGRYDDPQNVGKLVAAGEKVSG; encoded by the coding sequence ATGGCAAGACTTCGTTATGTTCGCGGCGAAGCCGAGACGCGCAAGCCAGGCATGCTACGAAACACAGTTCGGGGCATTCGCGCCGTCTATGAAACCGATCCGGAAATCGCTCGCGAGCTTCTTCCCAAGCCCCTGGTCAATATCGAGCGTCCTGAGATCTTCATTCAAATGGTCCACGTGGCCATGCACATCACCGACGATCACACGATGGAAATCGGTGCGCTCACCATGGGCGTCAACTGCACCTATGAAGGCGTTCCGGGAGCCTATTGTTTCCACATGGCTATGGAAGGCGAAACCGTCGTCACATCGGGACGTGAGCGCTTCGGCGAGCCAAAGAAGATAGCTTCAACGACGTTCGAACGCGATGGAGATCATGTGCGCGCGACCTGTTCACGCCACGGCATCACATATTTCGAAATCGAAGGTGATATTGGCGACCCAGTCGATCAGCCACACCAGTTTGAGGAATACATATACTGCTACAAAGGCATGCCTTCGATCGAGCACGAAACCGGCTTTGACGGCGACGTCTTTCTTACGCGGCTCAACTGGAAACGAAACTACACCGACCGGCGCAGCATGGAGGGAAAGATCACGCTGACAGAGTCGCCGTACGATCCTCTTGTCGACATTCCGGTCCGACGCCTTTCTTCAATGCAGTATGTCGAGGGCGGCTCCCAGACAGGCGGCAGCATCCTGCGAACTGTTCCGGGTGAATGGATCCAGCCGCACTGGGTTGGCCGCTACGACGACCCGCAAAATGTCGGCAAACTGGTTGCTGCTGGCGAGAAAGTCTCGGGCTGA